From the genome of Candidatus Hadarchaeales archaeon, one region includes:
- a CDS encoding XTP/dITP diphosphatase: MALNFVTTNEHKFKEVYIIAKEVGVKINWKRMSYTEIQSDDLSEIVKIGAKEACEKIKEPCFVEDAGMFIHALKGFPGPYSKFVFLTIGNKGILKLMNGVEDRTSEFRSAVGFCTPGLEPIAFEASVRGKIAFEERGTHGFGFDPIFEINGKTYAEMTTEEKNALSHRGIAVRKFLTWFKGKYGEGIGEEDETRDTKL; the protein is encoded by the coding sequence TTGGCGCTGAACTTTGTCACAACAAATGAGCATAAGTTCAAAGAAGTTTACATAATAGCGAAGGAGGTCGGAGTTAAAATAAATTGGAAGAGGATGTCTTATACCGAGATTCAATCCGATGATTTAAGCGAAATAGTGAAAATCGGGGCTAAAGAGGCCTGCGAAAAAATCAAGGAACCATGCTTCGTAGAAGATGCAGGAATGTTCATACATGCGCTAAAAGGTTTTCCGGGCCCATATTCCAAATTCGTTTTCCTCACAATAGGTAACAAAGGTATATTGAAGCTGATGAACGGTGTTGAAGATAGAACTTCTGAGTTTCGATCAGCAGTGGGTTTCTGCACACCTGGGCTGGAGCCTATTGCTTTTGAGGCTTCTGTCAGAGGTAAAATAGCCTTTGAAGAGAGAGGAACACACGGATTTGGATTTGATCCAATTTTCGAAATAAATGGCAAAACTTATGCAGAGATGACTACTGAGGAGAAGAATGCTCTTTCTCATCGTGGGATAGCAGTCAGAAAGTTTTTAACTTGGTTTAAAGGGAAATATGGAGAAGGTATAGGGGAAGAAGATGAGACTCGAGATACCAAACTCTGA
- a CDS encoding KEOPS complex kinase/ATPase Bud32, producing the protein MIKKGAEADLYLADFHSVLHRGGKGKVIIKLRISKKYRIPEIDRWLRKSRTSLEAKLMMDAKAAGVPVPVIFEVDPESSKIVMKFIEGIQLKKILDRIPTKRRRKVYRKIGEYVAKLHRAGIVHGDLTTSNMILTENDEVFFIDFGLGEYDSSTEARGVDLHLLRRALESVHFRIVNEAYHQIIESYRKTFGSGAEEIIKRAEEISKRGRYVAREERTWR; encoded by the coding sequence ATGATAAAAAAAGGTGCCGAGGCAGACTTGTATCTCGCTGATTTCCATTCTGTTCTTCACCGCGGAGGGAAGGGTAAAGTCATCATAAAATTGAGAATTTCGAAAAAATATAGGATACCCGAAATCGACCGGTGGTTGAGAAAATCTAGGACTTCTTTGGAAGCTAAATTGATGATGGACGCAAAAGCGGCTGGCGTACCGGTTCCGGTTATCTTCGAGGTAGATCCTGAGAGTTCAAAAATTGTCATGAAATTCATAGAGGGCATACAGCTTAAGAAAATTCTGGATCGGATACCAACCAAAAGACGTAGAAAAGTTTACAGGAAAATCGGAGAATATGTGGCAAAGCTTCACCGAGCAGGAATTGTTCATGGAGATCTGACAACATCTAACATGATACTAACAGAAAACGATGAAGTATTTTTCATAGATTTCGGACTTGGAGAATACGATTCTTCGACTGAAGCAAGGGGCGTTGATCTTCATCTTCTCCGAAGAGCTCTAGAGAGCGTACACTTCCGAATAGTTAATGAAGCCTATCACCAAATAATCGAGAGCTATCGCAAGACTTTTGGCTCTGGAGCAGAGGAGATAATAAAACGAGCAGAAGAAATTTCTAAGAGAGGAAGATATGTGGCAAGAGAGGAGAGAACTTGGCGCTGA
- a CDS encoding bifunctional N(6)-L-threonylcarbamoyladenine synthase/serine/threonine protein kinase has protein sequence MMICLGIEGTAHTFGIGLMNSRGKILANCWKTYIPESGGIHPREAARFHAQNAGKVIEEAMRIAGVSPQDLDLIAFSQGPGLGPVLRTAATVARALAAWLEIPIIGVNHCIAHVEIGRLVGKAKDPLTVYVSGGNTQVIAFASGRYRIFGETLDIPLGNCLDVFAREVGIPHPGGPKIEKLAKKGKKYLHLPYAVKGMDLSFSGILSEAIRLVESGERLEDVAYSLQETTFAALVEVSERALAHTEKKELMLTGGVAANKRLREMLSLMAKEHGAKFVVPPAELCQDNGVMIAWTGLLAYKSGCRQRLEETQVKQRWRTDEVEVTWR, from the coding sequence ATGATGATATGCCTCGGAATAGAAGGAACTGCTCATACCTTCGGGATCGGCTTGATGAACTCTAGAGGAAAGATCCTCGCCAACTGTTGGAAAACGTATATCCCGGAAAGTGGAGGAATTCATCCTAGAGAGGCTGCGAGGTTTCATGCTCAAAATGCGGGAAAAGTTATAGAAGAAGCTATGAGAATCGCTGGGGTTTCTCCTCAAGACTTGGACTTGATCGCATTTTCACAGGGGCCTGGACTCGGTCCTGTGTTACGAACCGCTGCAACAGTTGCCAGAGCCCTGGCTGCATGGCTCGAAATCCCAATCATTGGGGTTAATCACTGCATCGCACATGTAGAGATCGGAAGGTTAGTTGGAAAAGCTAAAGATCCCTTAACCGTTTATGTAAGCGGTGGAAACACACAAGTGATTGCATTCGCTTCTGGTAGATATCGAATATTCGGAGAAACACTAGATATACCATTAGGTAACTGCCTGGACGTTTTTGCCAGAGAGGTTGGAATACCTCATCCTGGAGGACCCAAGATAGAAAAGCTGGCAAAAAAGGGCAAAAAATATCTCCACCTGCCTTACGCTGTCAAGGGGATGGACTTGTCTTTTAGTGGCATACTGAGTGAAGCGATCAGACTCGTCGAAAGTGGAGAACGTTTGGAAGATGTTGCATATAGTTTACAAGAGACTACCTTTGCAGCTTTGGTCGAAGTATCTGAAAGAGCTCTGGCTCACACTGAGAAAAAGGAGCTCATGCTCACCGGAGGTGTTGCAGCTAACAAAAGATTGCGTGAGATGTTAAGTTTAATGGCCAAGGAACATGGAGCCAAATTTGTTGTCCCTCCGGCCGAACTCTGTCAAGACAATGGTGTAATGATTGCTTGGACCGGATTATTGGCTTACAAGAGTGGTTGTAGACAGAGACTGGAAGAAACCCAGGTAAAACAGAGATGGCGAACGGATGAGGTGGAAGTGACATGGAGATGA
- the cca gene encoding CCA tRNA nucleotidyltransferase, giving the protein MHEEILRKVLEKVKPSNQDLTRMLSAARKLQAIAEKKMKQLGIDAKVMLVGSAARGTWLKGEKDIDLLLLFPEKISEEEMEFLGMKLAREIAGSSGKEEYAEHPYVRVVFEGFEVDLVPCFDISDPTKTKSAPDRTPHHQQYIKERIKGKLADEVLLLKQFAIGIGIYGAEAKVQGFSGYLCELLILHYGSFMELVKNACNWYHGVVIDIEKFYSDRRDLSKLFPNQPLIVIDPVDPKRNVAAAVSHRSFSVFIQACRDFLKSPSLNFFFPRPPRRLTQKSLREILKQRETRFIVLYIKHDGISEEVMYPQLRKTAKAIHTGLVQRGFSVLRYAVWSGDRHAAIVMETFPKKLPNVEARVGPRPPIDSSKFIETYINSERTIVGPTVNEFGNIVFEIERKWRDPVSVIKDLLQKRLGFGKDVADLIMKGNCELLIDAEASKLLRNEDARLFLSEYFDDRLRWYR; this is encoded by the coding sequence ATGCATGAAGAAATCCTGAGGAAAGTCCTTGAGAAGGTAAAACCGAGCAACCAAGATTTGACCAGAATGTTGTCCGCCGCACGTAAGCTGCAGGCGATTGCAGAGAAAAAAATGAAGCAACTCGGAATTGATGCAAAAGTCATGCTCGTTGGTTCTGCCGCAAGAGGGACTTGGTTGAAAGGGGAAAAGGACATCGATCTTCTGCTTCTTTTCCCTGAGAAAATATCTGAAGAGGAGATGGAGTTTCTCGGAATGAAGCTTGCTAGAGAAATTGCTGGATCATCAGGGAAAGAGGAATACGCCGAGCATCCGTACGTTAGAGTGGTTTTTGAGGGATTTGAAGTCGATTTAGTCCCTTGCTTCGATATTTCTGATCCGACTAAGACAAAAAGCGCTCCGGATCGTACTCCGCACCACCAGCAATATATTAAAGAAAGAATCAAGGGAAAGCTCGCGGATGAAGTGCTTCTTCTCAAACAGTTTGCCATAGGGATCGGTATATACGGAGCAGAAGCAAAAGTGCAAGGATTTTCCGGATATCTTTGTGAACTTTTGATTCTTCACTACGGATCATTCATGGAACTTGTAAAAAACGCCTGCAACTGGTATCATGGCGTCGTCATCGACATTGAAAAATTTTACAGCGACAGACGTGATCTCTCAAAGCTATTTCCAAATCAACCTCTAATCGTGATAGACCCAGTAGATCCGAAACGAAATGTGGCTGCAGCGGTTTCTCACAGAAGTTTTAGCGTGTTTATTCAGGCTTGCAGAGATTTTCTGAAATCACCGAGCTTGAATTTCTTCTTCCCGCGACCTCCAAGAAGATTAACTCAAAAAAGTCTGCGTGAAATCCTAAAGCAAAGGGAAACAAGATTCATAGTCCTTTACATAAAGCATGATGGAATATCTGAGGAAGTTATGTATCCTCAGCTTAGAAAAACGGCCAAAGCCATTCATACTGGGCTTGTGCAAAGGGGATTTTCAGTGCTGCGTTATGCCGTATGGTCAGGTGACCGTCATGCTGCCATCGTAATGGAGACGTTTCCCAAGAAGTTACCAAATGTTGAGGCTAGAGTTGGTCCGCGCCCACCGATCGATTCATCTAAGTTTATCGAAACGTACATAAATTCCGAGCGAACAATTGTCGGTCCAACAGTAAATGAGTTTGGCAACATTGTTTTCGAGATCGAAAGAAAATGGAGAGACCCGGTATCCGTTATAAAGGATCTGCTTCAGAAGCGTTTGGGTTTTGGCAAGGATGTCGCAGATCTCATAATGAAGGGAAATTGCGAACTTCTGATCGATGCAGAGGCTTCCAAGCTCCTGCGAAATGAGGACGCCAGACTTTTCTTGTCTGAATATTTTGACGATCGTCTTCGCTGGTATAGATAA